One region of Clostridiales bacterium genomic DNA includes:
- a CDS encoding S-layer homology domain-containing protein, which translates to MQQLFKRMLSVLLAVAVLLSLTVTAFAADDGADAALTAADYAAADALFNALEDVEQTAARRDASADGRTQAICDYLNAQDAVVPGSVETSGERINWMTEQGIACAYSPRLEQIAAAAEPTADDTPDVQTRSYAARGTQHGRDVYLFQPYYGVDRSFTEQYQKEAQRVAQASEGIYHYYKGDAATIDAVADAITDGGVVFFDSHGSTDYENGEDYTSGATTSYLCLQTGDGLTKADYDGGHAVYSSTSGSMKYFLVDGTVIADHMDADAQANNGLLWMAICLGMATDGLEKPLMDRGLGAVYGYSQSVTFVGDYTFEAVFFDSLLGGSTVAEAITDMKTACGAWDCSPQICQANGMSANYQMTTLEEAQRGRAAFPIVVSADDTYPGHGNVDALQDVNSGWALLDRYALTADTDTPEHGSVTQRGMTVTANANTGYYASGYTVTPEGAATVLQNGNTFRISALRQDCKVTIHFAAKTPAAVHFSVPDGVTQPDVAGYIGDPITLPQPTGTPTADAQDYHFVGWTTEPVETPAVSAQVLRAGERYDVTGAETTLYALYQYFATPDGRTPAFSTVTADTDDWSGTYVLRGGDSVLHCDGTVYGAALGSTAAAVPLANTGITVDADGNVSGVFGTYTVQITRVPGTEQYTIRLGGAMSSLYLACRSNSDQLNSDVDGSSSYARWLISWKDGRVVIQNARFMARSLQFCADKQYFRCVRSTETPLTLYRGETSGLWYTTQLQSAHEHQYVESARRAATCTEPGWVEYACTVCGGTYRDTLAPLGHAFHDKASAACAQEATCTEPAQYYVQCDRCDAVSETLTVAAGDSLGHSYQNGVCVRCGALMPVTPFDDVPDDAYYTEAVYWAKRCGITNGVSSTCFAPNATCTRAQSVTFLWNAAGKPEPSSLTVPFTDVSADAYYYKALCWAVERKITNGTSGTTFSPNGIVTRAQAVTMMWRAAGSPEVAADQTFTDVPANAYYAAAVRWAAANKITTGTGNNCFSPAAPCIRAQIVTLLYNQLHA; encoded by the coding sequence ATGCAGCAATTATTCAAACGAATGCTGTCGGTGCTCCTTGCGGTCGCCGTTTTGCTGTCGCTGACGGTGACGGCGTTTGCGGCCGACGACGGCGCGGACGCGGCGCTCACGGCGGCGGATTATGCCGCTGCGGACGCGCTGTTCAACGCGCTCGAGGACGTGGAGCAGACGGCGGCGCGGCGGGATGCATCCGCAGACGGGCGCACACAGGCCATCTGCGACTATCTCAACGCGCAGGACGCGGTCGTGCCCGGCTCGGTCGAGACGAGCGGCGAACGGATCAACTGGATGACGGAGCAGGGCATCGCCTGTGCCTATTCTCCGCGTCTGGAGCAGATCGCGGCGGCGGCGGAGCCCACGGCTGACGATACGCCCGATGTGCAGACGCGCTCCTACGCCGCGCGCGGCACGCAGCACGGGCGCGATGTGTACCTGTTCCAGCCGTACTACGGCGTTGACCGCAGCTTCACCGAGCAGTACCAGAAGGAGGCCCAGCGCGTGGCGCAGGCGTCCGAGGGTATCTATCACTACTATAAAGGTGATGCGGCGACGATCGACGCCGTTGCGGACGCGATCACGGACGGCGGCGTTGTCTTCTTCGACTCGCACGGCTCGACAGATTACGAAAACGGCGAGGACTACACCTCCGGCGCCACGACGTCTTACCTCTGCCTGCAGACGGGCGACGGCCTGACCAAGGCGGATTATGACGGCGGGCACGCCGTTTACAGCAGCACGAGCGGCAGCATGAAATATTTCCTCGTGGACGGCACGGTCATTGCCGACCACATGGACGCCGACGCGCAGGCCAACAACGGCCTGCTCTGGATGGCGATCTGCCTCGGCATGGCGACCGACGGCCTGGAAAAGCCGCTCATGGACCGCGGCCTCGGCGCCGTTTATGGTTACAGCCAGTCGGTCACATTTGTCGGCGACTATACGTTTGAGGCTGTGTTCTTTGACAGCCTGCTCGGCGGCAGCACCGTCGCCGAGGCGATCACGGACATGAAGACGGCCTGCGGCGCATGGGACTGCTCGCCGCAGATCTGCCAGGCCAACGGCATGTCCGCCAACTATCAGATGACGACGCTGGAGGAGGCGCAGCGCGGCCGCGCCGCATTCCCGATCGTCGTCTCCGCGGATGATACCTATCCCGGCCACGGCAATGTCGATGCGCTGCAGGATGTCAACTCCGGCTGGGCGCTGCTCGACCGCTACGCACTGACGGCGGACACCGACACGCCGGAGCACGGCTCCGTGACGCAGCGGGGCATGACCGTCACGGCCAATGCCAACACCGGCTATTATGCCTCCGGCTACACCGTCACGCCCGAGGGCGCGGCGACCGTGCTGCAGAACGGCAATACCTTCCGCATTTCCGCACTGCGGCAGGACTGCAAGGTGACGATCCACTTTGCTGCCAAGACGCCGGCGGCCGTGCACTTCTCCGTGCCGGACGGCGTGACGCAGCCGGATGTCGCCGGTTATATCGGCGATCCGATCACACTCCCGCAGCCGACGGGCACGCCCACGGCTGACGCACAGGATTATCACTTCGTCGGCTGGACGACCGAGCCGGTCGAGACCCCGGCCGTGAGCGCGCAGGTGCTCCGCGCGGGTGAGCGCTATGATGTCACAGGTGCGGAGACAACGCTCTACGCGCTCTATCAATACTTTGCCACGCCGGATGGGCGGACGCCTGCGTTCTCCACTGTCACGGCGGACACGGATGACTGGAGCGGGACGTATGTCCTGCGCGGCGGTGACAGCGTCCTGCACTGTGACGGCACCGTTTACGGGGCGGCGCTTGGCAGCACCGCTGCTGCCGTGCCGCTTGCCAATACCGGCATCACCGTGGACGCGGACGGAAATGTCTCCGGCGTTTTCGGCACGTATACCGTGCAGATCACGCGCGTGCCCGGGACGGAACAGTATACCATCCGGCTCGGCGGCGCAATGTCATCGCTGTATCTGGCCTGCCGCTCGAACAGCGACCAGCTCAATTCCGACGTGGACGGCAGCAGCAGCTATGCCCGCTGGCTCATCAGCTGGAAGGATGGCCGCGTTGTCATTCAAAATGCACGCTTCATGGCGCGCAGCCTGCAGTTCTGCGCGGATAAGCAGTATTTCCGCTGCGTGCGCAGCACGGAGACCCCGCTGACGCTCTATCGCGGCGAGACCAGCGGCCTGTGGTACACCACACAGCTGCAGTCGGCCCATGAGCACCAGTATGTGGAGTCCGCCCGTCGGGCGGCGACCTGCACGGAGCCCGGATGGGTGGAATATGCCTGCACCGTCTGCGGCGGCACCTATCGTGACACGCTCGCCCCGCTCGGCCATGCATTTCATGACAAGGCTTCCGCCGCCTGCGCGCAGGAAGCGACCTGCACCGAGCCTGCGCAGTATTACGTGCAGTGCGACCGCTGCGATGCCGTCAGTGAGACGCTGACGGTCGCGGCCGGCGATTCGCTCGGCCACAGCTATCAAAACGGCGTCTGCGTCCGCTGCGGCGCGCTGATGCCGGTCACGCCGTTCGACGACGTGCCGGATGACGCCTATTACACCGAAGCCGTCTATTGGGCCAAGCGCTGCGGCATCACGAACGGCGTCAGCAGCACCTGCTTTGCCCCGAACGCGACGTGCACGCGCGCGCAGAGCGTGACCTTCCTCTGGAACGCCGCCGGCAAACCGGAACCGAGTTCCCTGACCGTCCCGTTTACGGACGTGTCGGCGGATGCTTACTACTACAAAGCCCTGTGCTGGGCGGTCGAACGCAAGATCACCAACGGCACGAGCGGCACGACCTTCTCCCCGAACGGCATCGTGACGCGCGCACAGGCGGTGACGATGATGTGGCGCGCCGCCGGCAGCCCGGAGGTCGCCGCGGATCAGACGTTCACGGACGTTCCGGCAAATGCGTATTACGCGGCCGCAGTGCGCTGGGCCGCCGCCAATAAGATCACGACGGGCACGGGCAACAACTGCTTTTCGCCCGCGGCCCCCTGCATTCGCGCGCAGATCGTGACGCTTTTGTACAATCAACTGCATGCATGA